GCAATTCAGGAACGCTTTCAGAaaatttggcaaacttCAATTCTCCAATGAACTTGACACCCTCCAGGAAATGCTCATCAACTACAGTGTCAGCGGATAAATAATTAGGGATTCCAAATATAGCATACTGTAGCCTTTCCAGTTTGTCGTACCATTCTTGAGTTTCAACGTCCTGAGAATCCAAGTACTCCTGTTTAAAATCCTGTAAATAATCTTGTAGCTCGGAGGACTTCAGTAATTTTTCTCTAGACTTTGTCTCCGCCAATTGCCTTTCTCTCAAAACGTGCTTGATTCTCCACATCGTAGTCCTGATTTGTTCACTTTGCTCTTCGTAAATAATGGCACTCTGAGAATCAACGCTTTCCAATAGTCGGTGTTCTCTGCCCAGTACatttctctctttcaaacacaCATACCATAGCTTGTGCAAGTCGTCAaacttcttccttctcagCTCTTGAATTGTCCATGGACGACCAG
This window of the Komagataella phaffii GS115 chromosome 2, complete sequence genome carries:
- a CDS encoding Mitochondrial ribosomal protein of the large subunit; protein product: MNRSTVARFSTTSMAAARNRLPTNIKLRRPIPPTIDNITVPENHPLWQFFDNKNFLRKPQEIQTTGRPWTIQELRRKKFDDLHKLWYVCLKERNVLGREHRLLESVDSQSAIIYEEQSEQIRTTMWRIKHVLRERQLAETKSREKLLKSSELQDYLQDFKQEYLDSQDVETQEWYDKLERLQYAIFGIPNYLSADTVVDEHFLEGVKFIGELKFAKFSESVPELQDLGKLSSIVENYALFEETSNKEGVTLAVKRIEEYRANDIQIPQEKELEVIQELVRDRLEVAE